The Sphingorhabdus sp. Alg231-15 genome has a segment encoding these proteins:
- a CDS encoding DUF3489 domain-containing protein has translation MAKSNPQTKSAKVIALLERGKGASIDEICKATNWKPHSVRAFLTGLRKKGFVFAREQRGDEGTAYRITEGPSKDDKASAS, from the coding sequence ATGGCAAAATCAAATCCTCAAACCAAATCAGCGAAAGTGATCGCACTGCTTGAACGCGGCAAAGGCGCGAGCATCGATGAGATATGCAAAGCGACAAACTGGAAACCGCATAGCGTTCGAGCGTTCCTGACCGGTCTTCGCAAAAAGGGCTTTGTGTTCGCGCGTGAACAACGCGGTGATGAAGGAACGGCCTACCGCATCACCGAAGGGCCTTCCAAAGATGATAAGGCATCGGCATCATGA
- a CDS encoding tryptophan 7-halogenase, which produces MPINKIVIVGGGTAGWMAAAALSKLNQANKVSITLVESEQIGTVGVGEATIPPIVEFNRLLEIDEREMLSAIQGTFKLGIQFVNWGQVGDSYIHPFGNYGYQIEGLNFHHIWHRIREAGDKRPIQVFNPETMAAYFGRFARTPEQQREDLPPINYAYHIDAGRYAQFLRGYAEKRGVTRLEGKVSDVALDGNSGFVESVTMDNGETISGDLFIDCSGFRGLLIEQALETGYEDWTHWLPCNRAVALPCNRDDGSPPLPYTRATAHSAGWQWQVPLQHRNGNGHVYCNEYMDDDEAHDILVNNLAGKPSADPNFLRFVTGRRKKFWNKNVVAIGLSAGFMEPLESTSIHLINSGINKLIALLSLNDITEVQQNAYNRLTGKEYERIRDFLILHYCQTSRDDSEFWNYCRTMSIPDSLTEKIELFRANGQIFREDDELFTETSWAAVMMGQGLEMQGHNAMADAIDLATLKPEVDEIEKSISFLVKHMPTHKEFLDQYCPAASQA; this is translated from the coding sequence ATGCCAATTAACAAGATCGTGATCGTCGGTGGCGGTACTGCCGGCTGGATGGCAGCGGCTGCATTATCGAAATTAAACCAGGCCAACAAGGTTTCCATCACATTGGTGGAATCAGAACAAATCGGAACAGTGGGCGTTGGCGAGGCGACAATCCCGCCGATCGTCGAATTTAACCGGCTCCTCGAAATCGACGAACGCGAAATGCTCAGCGCTATCCAGGGCACGTTCAAACTCGGCATCCAATTTGTGAACTGGGGACAAGTAGGCGACAGCTATATCCACCCTTTCGGCAATTATGGCTATCAGATCGAAGGCTTGAACTTCCACCATATCTGGCACCGGATCCGCGAAGCAGGTGACAAACGACCAATACAGGTTTTCAATCCGGAAACCATGGCTGCCTATTTCGGACGCTTTGCCCGCACCCCCGAGCAACAGCGTGAAGATCTGCCGCCCATCAACTATGCCTATCACATTGACGCTGGCCGCTACGCTCAGTTCCTTCGTGGCTATGCTGAAAAGCGCGGGGTCACACGGCTAGAGGGCAAGGTTTCCGATGTTGCTCTGGATGGCAATAGCGGGTTTGTGGAATCCGTCACCATGGACAATGGCGAAACCATATCCGGTGACCTTTTCATCGATTGTTCGGGCTTTCGCGGCCTGTTGATCGAGCAGGCACTCGAAACCGGATATGAGGACTGGACCCACTGGCTGCCGTGCAACCGGGCCGTCGCACTCCCCTGTAATCGCGATGACGGCAGCCCGCCGCTACCCTACACTCGCGCGACGGCCCATTCGGCGGGATGGCAGTGGCAGGTTCCGTTGCAACATCGGAACGGAAACGGACATGTCTATTGCAATGAATATATGGATGATGACGAGGCCCATGATATTCTGGTCAACAATCTCGCCGGCAAGCCATCAGCAGACCCAAATTTCTTGCGCTTCGTAACAGGCAGACGAAAAAAATTCTGGAACAAAAATGTGGTCGCGATCGGTCTCTCCGCCGGTTTTATGGAACCACTCGAATCCACGTCGATCCATCTCATCAACTCCGGTATCAACAAGCTGATTGCACTATTATCTCTGAACGATATCACTGAGGTTCAGCAAAATGCGTATAATCGGCTGACCGGCAAGGAGTATGAACGCATTCGCGATTTTCTAATCCTGCACTATTGTCAGACTAGCCGGGATGACAGCGAGTTCTGGAACTATTGCAGAACCATGAGCATCCCCGACAGCCTGACAGAAAAGATCGAACTTTTCCGCGCCAACGGCCAGATTTTTCGAGAAGATGACGAGCTCTTCACGGAAACCAGCTGGGCGGCGGTCATGATGGGGCAGGGCCTGGAAATGCAGGGTCACAACGCGATGGCAGATGCGATCGATCTTGCAACCTTGAAACCCGAAGTCGATGAAATCGAAAAATCAATTTCCTTCCTCGTCAAGCATATGCCGACACACAAGGAATTCCTTGATCAATATTGCCCTGCTGCGTCGCAAGCGTAA
- a CDS encoding TonB-dependent receptor, translating to MTNENDIWGIFRANRMKMLGAASSMAMGMAMSNVAYAQTSEQLVPAEESSEAEVVDDENTIVVTGFRAALNDAQEIKRKSDTFVDVISAEDIGALPDRSVAESLQRVPGVNIGRFEKASDPDRFSVEGTGVIIRGLPYVRSELNGREIFSATGGRVLSFNDVSPELLGRVEVFKNVTSDMVEGAIAGTVNLVTRKPLDTNGFKIAGTIGANYGDLREKWSPEFSGLVSNSWNTDAGSFGIQLGYAYSELKSRTDASQVADPCYRLDTFDQPCLRAVTVGSGGFVGDPNFDAANFPPANTLVVPKGAGVRTTDLDRSREAFSAVGQYESVDGRFVATVEWLRSETSFETEEYALIARVDDDGLFPVPAAGSTWQFDHNGVFESGVLTQRPGDAYATPFGRGGIPVDSLRFLRGLDSTTEDISLDLKFEATDRLRFNFEAQHISSDLERNSVFGALSTFANLDLDLTGKTPQVAFLAPPGSPADYFSSGLNTYYWFGLDSREKNEGNLDSLRFDAEYDISDEGFFKSARFGARWADRDRTTRNTDFSTWGNLSAPWAGRAGCAPWGEGPGCGASGPGPFGNGFIPGRFYTGLPGQEFAIAGGAFTDEFPDYSQYRNPFANGFQRGNAQTPIENGSAWFFGGDDFLAEYLDGITDEQFAEIQEFGQSPERFNYGVNGRSRPDPLTGDLIACDIEGVFCPGEVSTVSEVTKAAYARVDFGHEFDGGVSIEGNIGLRYVETEVTSGGRVGFPDAARFDDPANGFGNGDGVVQVAEINANCAGPPIPGIDRGYCDLSDARKSEFAAVHTGEILVDNRKIRFDNWLPSFNAKLDVGDGLLFRVAVSKGLSRPDLQLFRAGGGIADNTNALLQAGTLESGPLFALSTGNRNLRPVTSWNYDLSAEWYFDDVGSLTFSVFLKDIKGIVNTGFETVNYTGDSGVSTDVQVKGPVNDQGGTLKGFEVTHQQTYDFLPGLLSGLGTQVTYTYVDGNDFSNPNLANPGEASVTTGGDELGGGSFAFLQPLAGLSKHTVNATIFYEKGPLAMRAAYNWRSSFLVTPRDDIFPFSPIWQESTGQLDASIFYSLTDQIKLGVQAVNLLDEVTRTSQVVNFDGLRVPRSAFRNDRRFTFLARFDF from the coding sequence TTGACCAACGAAAACGATATTTGGGGTATATTCCGGGCCAATCGCATGAAAATGCTTGGCGCGGCGTCGTCGATGGCAATGGGTATGGCAATGAGTAATGTTGCCTATGCACAAACAAGTGAACAACTTGTGCCTGCCGAGGAGTCCTCAGAAGCCGAGGTGGTAGATGATGAAAATACCATCGTCGTTACCGGATTTAGAGCGGCATTAAACGATGCCCAGGAGATCAAGCGTAAATCTGATACGTTTGTTGATGTTATATCGGCAGAAGATATCGGTGCTCTTCCGGATCGATCTGTAGCCGAGTCTTTGCAACGTGTACCTGGCGTCAATATCGGGCGCTTTGAAAAAGCCTCTGATCCCGATCGCTTCTCGGTCGAAGGAACCGGCGTTATCATTCGCGGCCTTCCTTATGTTCGCTCCGAACTGAATGGTCGGGAAATTTTCTCGGCAACAGGCGGACGCGTGCTAAGCTTTAATGATGTCTCTCCTGAGTTGCTCGGTCGTGTCGAGGTTTTCAAAAACGTCACATCGGATATGGTCGAGGGCGCAATCGCCGGTACCGTCAATCTGGTCACCCGCAAACCTCTGGATACCAATGGCTTCAAAATCGCAGGAACCATTGGCGCCAACTATGGTGATCTTCGTGAAAAATGGTCACCCGAATTTTCGGGTTTGGTTTCCAACAGCTGGAACACAGACGCGGGTAGTTTTGGTATCCAGCTCGGCTATGCCTATTCGGAACTGAAGAGCCGGACCGATGCTTCTCAGGTTGCGGATCCATGCTATCGCCTCGACACGTTCGACCAGCCCTGCTTGCGCGCAGTTACTGTCGGGTCGGGCGGTTTCGTTGGTGATCCAAATTTTGATGCCGCAAATTTCCCGCCGGCAAATACCTTGGTCGTGCCCAAAGGTGCAGGGGTTCGCACGACGGACCTGGACCGCTCCCGCGAAGCATTTTCGGCGGTTGGTCAATATGAAAGCGTCGATGGTCGTTTTGTTGCGACAGTGGAATGGCTGCGCTCTGAAACGAGTTTCGAGACCGAGGAATATGCTCTGATTGCCCGCGTTGATGATGATGGATTGTTCCCGGTGCCAGCCGCTGGTAGCACATGGCAGTTTGATCATAACGGGGTGTTCGAAAGTGGTGTCCTGACGCAGCGTCCGGGCGACGCTTATGCGACGCCATTTGGTCGCGGCGGTATTCCGGTGGACTCTCTCCGCTTCCTGCGGGGCCTTGATTCGACCACCGAAGATATTTCGCTGGATCTGAAATTTGAGGCCACTGATCGCTTGCGGTTCAATTTTGAAGCGCAGCATATCAGTTCGGACCTTGAGCGAAACTCAGTATTCGGTGCGCTGAGTACCTTCGCGAATTTGGATCTCGACCTGACAGGCAAAACGCCGCAAGTTGCATTTCTAGCACCACCGGGATCACCTGCTGACTATTTTTCATCCGGCTTGAATACCTATTATTGGTTTGGCCTCGACAGCCGCGAGAAGAACGAGGGCAATCTGGACAGCCTGCGTTTCGATGCTGAATATGACATCAGCGACGAGGGCTTTTTCAAGAGTGCCCGCTTCGGCGCGCGCTGGGCTGATCGCGATCGTACCACGCGCAATACGGATTTCAGCACCTGGGGCAACCTGTCGGCGCCTTGGGCCGGTCGTGCGGGCTGTGCCCCGTGGGGTGAAGGTCCCGGATGCGGCGCAAGCGGTCCAGGGCCTTTCGGCAACGGGTTCATCCCGGGCCGCTTTTATACCGGGCTGCCAGGTCAGGAATTTGCCATTGCTGGTGGTGCCTTTACCGACGAATTCCCGGACTACTCACAATATCGCAATCCATTTGCCAATGGTTTCCAACGCGGTAATGCGCAAACGCCAATTGAAAATGGTTCGGCTTGGTTTTTCGGTGGTGATGACTTCCTCGCAGAATATCTCGACGGAATCACTGACGAACAATTTGCGGAAATTCAGGAATTTGGCCAATCGCCAGAGCGTTTCAACTACGGCGTAAATGGCCGCTCTCGCCCTGATCCACTGACCGGTGATCTAATCGCATGCGATATCGAAGGCGTCTTTTGCCCCGGTGAGGTGTCAACTGTTTCAGAGGTCACGAAGGCAGCTTATGCCCGTGTTGATTTCGGCCATGAGTTTGATGGTGGTGTAAGTATTGAGGGCAATATTGGCTTGAGATATGTTGAAACCGAGGTGACCAGCGGTGGTCGGGTCGGCTTCCCGGATGCTGCTCGCTTCGATGACCCAGCCAACGGTTTCGGGAATGGCGATGGTGTTGTGCAGGTGGCTGAAATCAACGCCAATTGCGCGGGACCACCGATCCCAGGCATTGATCGAGGATATTGCGACCTGTCCGATGCGCGCAAATCAGAATTTGCAGCGGTCCATACAGGTGAAATTCTGGTCGACAATCGCAAAATCCGTTTCGACAATTGGCTGCCGAGTTTTAACGCGAAGCTAGACGTCGGCGACGGACTATTGTTCCGTGTCGCGGTTTCAAAAGGTCTATCAAGGCCGGACTTGCAGTTGTTCCGCGCAGGCGGAGGTATTGCGGACAATACCAATGCGCTTTTACAAGCGGGCACTCTTGAATCAGGTCCGTTATTTGCGCTTTCCACTGGTAACCGCAATTTGCGCCCGGTCACGTCTTGGAATTATGATCTATCGGCGGAATGGTATTTCGATGATGTTGGGTCACTCACATTCTCGGTATTCCTGAAGGACATTAAGGGAATTGTGAACACCGGTTTCGAGACCGTCAATTACACCGGCGACAGCGGTGTTTCGACGGACGTGCAGGTCAAGGGTCCGGTAAACGACCAAGGCGGAACCCTGAAAGGTTTCGAGGTCACTCACCAACAGACCTATGACTTCCTGCCGGGATTGTTGAGCGGGTTAGGAACACAGGTCACGTACACCTATGTGGATGGCAATGACTTCTCGAACCCGAATCTGGCCAATCCGGGTGAAGCATCGGTAACCACGGGTGGCGATGAGTTGGGCGGCGGTTCATTCGCTTTCCTGCAACCGCTGGCAGGGCTTTCGAAGCATACCGTCAACGCGACGATATTCTATGAAAAAGGACCTTTGGCGATGCGGGCGGCCTATAACTGGCGCTCTTCATTCCTGGTCACGCCGCGCGATGACATTTTCCCATTCTCGCCAATTTGGCAGGAATCAACGGGTCAGCTGGACGCGTCAATTTTCTACAGCTTAACCGATCAAATCAAGTTGGGCGTTCAGGCCGTGAACTTGCTGGATGAGGTGACCCGGACATCCCAGGTCGTCAATTTCGACGGGCTTAGAGTTCCGCGATCGGCATTCAGAAATGACCGTCGATTTACTTTTCTGGCGCGCTTCGACTTCTAG
- a CDS encoding glycoside hydrolase family 16 protein produces MMRFCLKFVPLALLTAGCAADDAVDAFTSPSDMEGWDLIWSDEFDGSSIDGSIWGFDIDCWGGGNNERQCYTDNIKNASLEDGKLVITAHKEESAGPALPTHLRKTAEDRKAINTKPFTSARLTTKDKASWRYGRIDVRAKLPQGQGTWPAIWMLPEDNDYGSWAASGEIDIMEAVNLGIACKECPGGLENTIMAALHFGGLWPDNKKADTEVPLPGSLDDFHTYTIVWSEGRFDWLVNGRHIATKTAEDWFTTASDDPHAPFDKPFHLILNLAIGGRLSEDRGAGGVSEDGFPKRFEVDFVRVWQCTERPVNPHNCIDSGE; encoded by the coding sequence ATGATGCGATTCTGTCTTAAATTTGTCCCACTGGCTCTCCTCACCGCTGGTTGTGCGGCCGATGATGCTGTTGATGCATTCACTAGCCCGAGCGATATGGAGGGTTGGGACCTGATTTGGTCAGACGAATTTGACGGATCATCGATTGATGGCTCCATATGGGGGTTCGACATCGATTGCTGGGGCGGCGGTAACAATGAACGGCAATGCTATACTGACAATATCAAAAATGCATCGCTTGAAGACGGTAAATTGGTCATTACCGCGCATAAAGAGGAATCGGCCGGCCCGGCTTTGCCAACCCATCTTCGAAAAACTGCCGAAGACCGGAAGGCGATAAACACGAAACCATTTACGTCGGCGCGGCTCACAACCAAAGACAAGGCTTCATGGCGCTATGGCCGGATAGATGTGCGAGCGAAACTGCCGCAAGGTCAAGGAACGTGGCCAGCCATTTGGATGCTGCCGGAAGATAATGACTATGGCAGCTGGGCCGCATCGGGCGAAATCGATATCATGGAAGCCGTCAATTTGGGCATAGCCTGTAAAGAATGCCCGGGCGGGCTTGAAAATACGATTATGGCAGCATTGCATTTTGGCGGGCTCTGGCCCGACAACAAAAAGGCGGATACGGAAGTGCCTTTGCCCGGCTCACTGGATGATTTCCACACCTATACTATTGTCTGGAGCGAAGGCAGGTTCGACTGGCTCGTCAACGGTCGCCATATTGCCACCAAGACAGCAGAAGACTGGTTTACCACCGCCTCTGACGATCCCCATGCCCCGTTTGACAAGCCTTTTCACTTGATCCTCAATCTTGCCATAGGTGGCAGACTGTCCGAAGATCGGGGAGCTGGCGGTGTTTCTGAAGATGGTTTTCCCAAGCGATTTGAAGTGGACTTCGTCCGGGTCTGGCAATGTACCGAACGACCTGTTAACCCACATAACTGTATCGATTCAGGGGAATAA
- a CDS encoding substrate-binding domain-containing protein translates to MARLRQAVTIKHVAADAGVSLQTVSRVINDEPNVRPAMKNKVQASIDKLGYVPSIAAQRMSGSRSYLILALNDRERTIADWQARQGSDWVDQMLLGGMLKCAELGYRLILELVDTRNEHVERELKAAIAALQPDGVILTPPHSDNPLITELLSTHNIPFAQIGSAERGGGIPLKMGDEGAAEMATRFLINLGHKQIGFVTGPGSYKLSSWRKNGWKNEMAKAGLSIEGLCAEGDFSYASGVSAARTLLSLEPRPTAILASNDHMAIAAMEHAHEIGLSVPEDLSIVSFDNSPMTRFTRPALTAIDQPVAETASRAVEMIVAAKRGEKSAAGPTIVEAGFVERESTAPPPKGG, encoded by the coding sequence ATGGCACGGCTACGTCAGGCGGTTACAATCAAGCATGTCGCGGCTGATGCGGGGGTATCCCTGCAGACCGTTAGTCGGGTCATAAATGATGAACCGAATGTGCGCCCGGCAATGAAGAACAAGGTCCAGGCGTCGATAGACAAACTTGGTTATGTTCCATCCATTGCTGCCCAAAGGATGAGCGGGTCCAGATCGTATCTGATACTGGCCCTGAATGACCGGGAACGGACTATCGCTGATTGGCAAGCCCGGCAGGGAAGCGACTGGGTTGACCAGATGTTGCTCGGCGGAATGCTTAAATGCGCAGAACTTGGCTATCGGCTCATTCTGGAACTGGTGGACACCCGCAACGAACATGTCGAGCGCGAACTCAAGGCCGCCATTGCCGCCTTGCAGCCGGATGGTGTAATTTTAACGCCTCCCCATTCTGACAATCCGCTCATTACCGAGCTGCTCAGCACGCATAATATTCCCTTTGCCCAAATCGGCTCGGCCGAACGTGGCGGCGGCATTCCACTCAAAATGGGTGATGAAGGCGCTGCGGAAATGGCGACACGATTTTTGATCAATCTAGGGCACAAGCAGATTGGCTTTGTCACTGGCCCTGGCAGTTACAAATTAAGCAGCTGGCGCAAAAACGGTTGGAAAAATGAAATGGCGAAGGCCGGATTGTCGATCGAAGGCCTTTGTGCCGAAGGCGATTTTAGCTATGCGTCCGGGGTATCGGCAGCGCGTACATTGCTATCGCTAGAGCCCAGGCCAACAGCCATCTTGGCCAGCAATGACCATATGGCCATTGCCGCCATGGAACATGCCCATGAAATTGGCCTTTCGGTGCCAGAAGATCTCTCAATAGTGAGTTTCGATAACAGCCCAATGACGCGATTTACACGCCCGGCGCTGACGGCGATCGATCAGCCTGTCGCCGAAACAGCATCGCGGGCCGTTGAAATGATTGTCGCCGCGAAACGGGGTGAAAAATCCGCTGCGGGTCCAACGATTGTTGAGGCTGGATTTGTCGAACGCGAGTCCACTGCACCGCCGCCAAAAGGTGGCTGA
- a CDS encoding MFS transporter: protein MADAHSPKLQSYRFMLLYALAAAGGAIAYVPFLTIVLPARVTVFAGYNDVEWLAYISFAGAISASIGNIVFGWLSDITKNRRGWTFCGLFSSCILLVLFNWTEQLEALIGLMLLWQLALNMMLAPLGAWAGDCVPDHQKGLLGGLLAFSPALGAMSGAIVTIPGLASDEARLWLLAGLVCVCVLPVLFFAKPVHFAELHRKPEDEDRNIGSDGVQTRVLMRMWSARLLLQISQAALFSYLLYWFRSIDSDMGESSTAQVLSFVLIISIPVAMVMGRWTDLKSRPIFPLVLCAGFAAAGLVGMALSSSLAAAVGSYVIFGLATAVFLALHTSQTLRVLPKPERRGRDLGIFNLTNTAPSLIMPWIVLAMVPVFGFPAMLLLFAGLALLSCILLATLPEAR, encoded by the coding sequence GTGGCTGACGCACATTCTCCAAAGCTGCAAAGCTATCGCTTTATGTTGCTCTATGCTCTGGCTGCAGCCGGAGGAGCAATAGCTTATGTGCCATTTTTGACGATCGTTCTGCCTGCGCGTGTCACAGTATTTGCAGGTTATAATGATGTGGAATGGCTGGCCTATATCAGCTTTGCTGGCGCTATTTCAGCTAGCATTGGAAATATCGTTTTCGGTTGGTTGAGCGATATAACGAAGAACCGTCGTGGTTGGACGTTTTGCGGTCTGTTTTCATCCTGTATATTGCTCGTTTTGTTCAATTGGACCGAGCAGCTGGAAGCGCTGATCGGACTGATGCTACTATGGCAACTCGCGCTTAACATGATGCTGGCTCCACTTGGTGCTTGGGCGGGTGATTGTGTGCCAGACCATCAGAAAGGATTGCTCGGAGGACTGCTCGCTTTCTCACCAGCATTGGGCGCCATGTCTGGGGCCATCGTAACCATCCCGGGATTGGCAAGTGACGAAGCGCGACTGTGGCTTTTGGCAGGATTGGTCTGTGTCTGCGTATTGCCGGTTCTGTTCTTTGCGAAACCTGTGCATTTTGCCGAACTCCATCGCAAGCCGGAGGATGAGGACAGAAACATTGGGTCTGATGGTGTCCAAACCCGTGTGCTTATGCGTATGTGGTCTGCGCGGTTGCTGCTGCAAATTTCGCAGGCGGCTCTGTTTTCATACTTACTCTACTGGTTTCGTTCGATTGACTCGGACATGGGCGAGAGCAGTACCGCGCAGGTATTGAGCTTTGTTCTGATAATATCCATCCCGGTCGCGATGGTCATGGGCCGATGGACGGACTTGAAGAGCCGTCCCATATTTCCTTTGGTTTTGTGCGCCGGTTTTGCCGCTGCCGGGCTGGTGGGTATGGCGCTCTCATCGTCTTTGGCTGCGGCGGTCGGCAGTTATGTTATCTTCGGTCTCGCCACAGCGGTATTTCTCGCACTCCATACCAGTCAGACCCTGCGCGTGCTGCCAAAGCCAGAGCGACGCGGCCGCGATTTGGGGATTTTTAACCTGACCAACACGGCGCCATCGCTCATCATGCCATGGATCGTATTGGCCATGGTTCCAGTCTTTGGATTCCCAGCAATGTTGCTACTATTTGCCGGCCTCGCACTTCTTTCTTGTATTCTATTGGCGACCCTTCCCGAGGCTAGATAA
- a CDS encoding glycoside hydrolase family 3 N-terminal domain-containing protein — MASIVMLAACVQNQSEDAVSGSVAAAENWPKAKSPEALSDAETEKRIDGLLAQMTIEQKVGQLIQADIGTIEPEDLLTYPLGSLLAGGNSGPYGNERGSAEDWDRMVREFRAASLQYGKGDVAIPIIFGVDAVHGHNNVPGATIFPHNIGLGAARDVDLIRRIGAVTAKEIAASGIEWTFAPTLAVPQDQRWGRTYEGYSSDPAIVAEYASAMVYGLQGQLANGQPLQAGKVASTAKHFLADGGTLNGKDQGDAVIDEAELVEIHAAGYPPAIEAGALTAMASFSSWNGVKNHGNKSLLTDALKDRMGFEGFVVGDWNGHGQVDGCTVTNCPQAINAGLDMFMAPDSWKELYKNTLQDAQDGTIPMERIDDAVRRILRVKIKLGLLDDPMRDRSSYSDIGASDHLALAREAVAKSLVLLKNNGSILPIRPGTNVLVAGPGADSLAMQSGGWTISWQGADVTRSDFPNGRTIWQGLSDAIRAAGGSAELSADGDYVSKPDVAIVVFGEQPYAEFQGDVTTLDYQPSGAKDLALLKKLKSQGIPVVSVFLSGRAMFTSPEINASDAFVAAWLPGTQGDGLADVMVAQQNGKSSRDFNGKLPFHWPVDANSPIEKPLFKRGYGLSYGSSATLSPLSEDPGIDLEKAMNAADFFSNGRAQKPWTLYISDLGGKRPVASGSAESPSGLLSVRSIDVAAQEDGKAFVWTGAGSVSIEGPMANMTDQYQKSLALAIDMRVDAKGVGGAVLAFHNSRMSLTRWFRQAEIGKVRSLQIPLRCLGTAESDFESVGNAFRLEGEAGLAVTLLSATIDEADEPTPCPALLD; from the coding sequence ATGGCGAGCATCGTTATGCTGGCTGCATGCGTTCAAAATCAATCTGAAGACGCCGTTTCGGGATCGGTTGCGGCAGCGGAAAACTGGCCGAAAGCCAAGAGCCCCGAAGCACTCAGCGATGCTGAAACGGAAAAGCGGATTGATGGCTTGCTCGCACAAATGACGATCGAGCAAAAAGTCGGTCAACTTATCCAGGCTGATATCGGCACGATTGAACCGGAGGACTTGCTTACCTATCCGCTGGGGTCTTTGCTGGCCGGGGGAAATAGCGGTCCTTATGGGAACGAACGCGGGTCGGCCGAAGATTGGGATCGGATGGTGCGGGAATTTCGAGCCGCGTCGTTGCAATATGGCAAGGGCGATGTGGCCATCCCGATTATTTTCGGTGTTGATGCGGTTCATGGGCACAACAACGTCCCGGGCGCGACAATATTTCCACATAATATTGGACTGGGAGCCGCGCGCGATGTGGACCTCATCCGTCGCATCGGAGCTGTGACTGCAAAAGAAATTGCCGCTAGCGGCATAGAATGGACCTTCGCTCCCACATTGGCCGTTCCGCAGGACCAGCGGTGGGGCCGGACATATGAAGGCTATTCGTCCGATCCGGCCATCGTCGCCGAATATGCAAGCGCGATGGTCTATGGATTGCAAGGCCAGCTGGCGAATGGCCAGCCTTTGCAAGCGGGAAAAGTCGCGTCAACAGCAAAGCATTTTCTGGCCGATGGCGGTACCCTGAATGGTAAGGATCAAGGCGATGCGGTTATTGATGAGGCCGAACTGGTCGAAATTCATGCTGCCGGATATCCGCCGGCCATAGAAGCGGGCGCGTTGACCGCAATGGCCAGTTTTTCTAGCTGGAACGGCGTCAAAAACCACGGCAATAAATCGCTTCTAACCGATGCTTTGAAAGACCGAATGGGATTTGAAGGATTTGTCGTCGGGGATTGGAATGGCCACGGTCAAGTGGACGGTTGTACGGTGACGAATTGCCCGCAGGCTATCAATGCTGGGCTCGACATGTTCATGGCCCCCGATAGCTGGAAAGAGCTTTACAAAAACACGCTTCAAGATGCGCAAGATGGGACTATCCCAATGGAACGGATCGATGACGCTGTGCGCCGCATTTTGCGTGTGAAAATAAAGCTGGGTCTGCTTGATGATCCGATGCGGGATCGCAGCAGCTATTCCGACATTGGCGCGTCAGACCATCTGGCCTTGGCCCGTGAAGCCGTCGCAAAATCGCTTGTATTGCTCAAGAATAACGGGTCGATTTTACCTATACGGCCAGGGACGAATGTGTTGGTGGCTGGACCCGGCGCAGATAGTCTCGCGATGCAATCCGGTGGCTGGACGATAAGCTGGCAAGGCGCAGATGTTACGCGATCCGATTTTCCCAATGGACGAACGATCTGGCAAGGGCTTTCTGATGCCATCCGTGCAGCTGGTGGAAGCGCTGAATTATCAGCCGATGGGGATTATGTAAGCAAACCAGACGTCGCGATCGTCGTGTTTGGTGAACAACCTTATGCAGAGTTCCAGGGAGACGTCACAACCCTTGATTACCAACCTTCCGGAGCCAAGGATTTGGCGCTCCTAAAGAAGCTAAAAAGTCAGGGCATCCCTGTGGTTTCTGTTTTTCTTTCCGGCCGGGCCATGTTCACTAGCCCAGAGATTAATGCTTCGGACGCATTCGTAGCCGCTTGGCTTCCCGGGACCCAGGGTGACGGTCTGGCCGATGTCATGGTCGCGCAGCAAAACGGTAAATCATCACGTGACTTTAACGGAAAACTGCCATTCCATTGGCCGGTTGATGCCAACTCGCCGATTGAAAAACCGCTTTTCAAGCGCGGCTATGGCCTGAGTTATGGAAGTTCTGCCACTCTATCCCCTTTGTCAGAAGATCCGGGCATCGACCTTGAAAAGGCAATGAACGCAGCTGATTTCTTTTCGAATGGGCGCGCTCAGAAACCTTGGACGCTTTACATCTCTGATTTGGGCGGAAAACGACCGGTTGCAAGCGGTTCGGCCGAAAGCCCATCTGGCTTGCTTTCTGTCCGATCCATCGACGTTGCGGCTCAAGAAGATGGCAAGGCGTTCGTTTGGACGGGGGCAGGCTCGGTCAGCATCGAAGGACCAATGGCTAACATGACCGACCAATATCAAAAGTCTTTGGCCCTCGCGATAGACATGCGGGTGGATGCAAAGGGCGTAGGCGGCGCTGTGCTGGCTTTTCATAACAGCCGAATGTCGCTGACGCGATGGTTTCGACAAGCCGAAATCGGCAAAGTTCGGAGCCTCCAAATCCCGCTACGATGCCTTGGAACAGCTGAAAGTGATTTTGAAAGCGTCGGGAACGCCTTCCGGTTGGAAGGAGAAGCGGGTTTGGCGGTGACTTTATTGAGCGCGACGATCGATGAAGCCGACGAACCAACACCGTGTCCGGCATTGTTGGATTGA